From a single Lewinella sp. LCG006 genomic region:
- a CDS encoding aldo/keto reductase has protein sequence MQYRTLGKTGFEISELSLGTWQVGGKWGSGFDDKNADEILNAAIDAGVNFIDTADVYEGGLSETAVGRVIRQRSERIYLATKCGRQINPHTNEGYQPDVLVKFVEDSLRRTGLECLDLIQLHCPPTEVYYRPEIFETFERLKEQGKILHLGVSVEKVEEGLKAIEFPNVSTVQIIFNLFRQRPAALFFQEATKRKVGIIVRVPLASGLLTGLYHENTVFGKDDHRHFNRDGAGFDKGETFSGVDYDLGLAAVAKLKALFPEEKNLAPIALQWILTHPEVSCVIPGASKLAHLASNFSVYDRPTLSAAQVSAMNAIYEEYIQPEVHHLW, from the coding sequence ATGCAGTATCGAACATTAGGAAAAACCGGTTTTGAAATTTCTGAGCTCTCCTTGGGCACCTGGCAGGTTGGGGGGAAATGGGGAAGTGGTTTTGATGATAAAAATGCCGATGAAATCCTTAATGCAGCCATCGACGCCGGCGTTAATTTTATTGATACGGCGGATGTTTACGAAGGGGGACTGAGCGAAACGGCCGTCGGTCGGGTAATACGCCAGCGCTCGGAACGTATTTACCTTGCTACCAAATGCGGGCGCCAGATCAATCCACATACCAACGAAGGCTACCAACCCGATGTATTGGTGAAATTTGTAGAAGACAGCTTGCGCCGGACAGGGCTGGAGTGCCTGGACCTGATCCAACTGCACTGCCCGCCCACGGAAGTATATTACCGCCCAGAAATTTTCGAAACTTTTGAACGGCTTAAAGAACAAGGAAAAATTCTCCATCTGGGTGTGAGTGTAGAAAAGGTAGAAGAAGGCCTCAAGGCGATTGAGTTCCCAAACGTAAGTACGGTGCAGATCATCTTTAATCTCTTCCGACAACGTCCGGCAGCATTGTTCTTCCAAGAAGCAACAAAACGAAAGGTGGGCATCATTGTGCGCGTACCCCTGGCGAGTGGTTTACTGACGGGGCTTTACCACGAAAATACCGTATTTGGGAAAGATGACCACCGCCATTTCAACCGCGACGGCGCTGGTTTTGATAAAGGAGAAACTTTTTCTGGTGTTGATTATGATTTAGGTTTGGCTGCCGTGGCGAAGTTGAAAGCCTTGTTTCCTGAAGAAAAAAACCTGGCACCGATTGCCTTGCAGTGGATTTTAACGCATCCGGAGGTAAGTTGTGTTATTCCCGGTGCTTCGAAATTGGCGCATTTGGCTTCCAATTTCTCCGTTTATGATCGCCCAACCCTCAGCGCGGCACAAGTAAGTGCCATGAATGCGATCTACGAGGAGTATATCCAACCAGAGGTGCATCACTTGTGGTGA
- a CDS encoding flavin monoamine oxidase family protein produces the protein MDKRRFLQLSSYLSIGSLLLPQAFLSSCSEETLLADLTYDGEVLIIGAGAAGLYAGYLLQARGIRFKILEADSRYGGRMGKIADFADYPLDAGAQWLHGANNIVSDLAVNSVVKVNLDESTEKYWFLNELVDELPLSTDIFEGEDLPDISFKDYALQRGLNEDYAYIIEQIAGDQGASADQLSVFHNNREEENWNSGEEDYKFPATFFDLIDQKIATPIQQHIQLNTPIKSIDYTDDIITVSDTQGNTYFADKVILTVPITVLQAGDIDFIPPLPAEKTEAFNRIGMGPGMKVFLKFSTRFFDQNIIGGAVCAAYADESVGKNGNDHVLLAFVMGEQAAALSALANDELIIAALLEELDTMYAGQASASFVAGHVEDWSRKPYIRGAYSFSTVGMGNARAIAAQPLEDKLFFAGEAMNINGHHQSVHGAVESGYREVINLLNTVG, from the coding sequence ATGGACAAGAGACGTTTTTTACAACTTTCCAGCTATTTATCCATTGGCAGTTTGCTCTTACCCCAAGCTTTTTTATCCTCCTGTAGCGAAGAAACGCTCCTTGCTGATTTAACTTACGATGGAGAAGTGCTCATTATTGGCGCGGGGGCAGCCGGGCTTTATGCAGGCTATCTGCTGCAAGCTCGTGGTATAAGATTCAAAATTTTGGAGGCTGACAGCCGCTATGGGGGGCGTATGGGAAAAATTGCAGATTTTGCCGATTACCCTCTCGACGCTGGTGCCCAATGGCTGCACGGAGCCAACAATATTGTCAGTGATCTGGCAGTAAATTCGGTTGTAAAAGTAAATTTGGATGAAAGCACCGAGAAGTATTGGTTCTTAAACGAACTGGTAGATGAACTGCCCCTCAGTACAGATATCTTTGAAGGAGAGGATCTTCCGGATATCTCGTTTAAAGATTATGCTCTCCAGCGAGGATTGAACGAGGATTATGCCTACATCATTGAGCAAATCGCGGGTGATCAAGGTGCATCTGCCGACCAGTTATCGGTGTTTCACAACAACCGTGAAGAAGAAAACTGGAATTCGGGAGAAGAAGACTATAAATTCCCGGCAACGTTTTTCGATCTTATTGATCAAAAAATTGCGACACCGATTCAACAGCACATCCAACTAAACACGCCGATAAAATCAATCGACTACACCGATGACATCATCACGGTAAGCGATACCCAGGGGAATACCTATTTTGCGGACAAGGTTATACTTACTGTCCCGATCACGGTTCTCCAGGCAGGTGATATTGATTTTATCCCTCCATTGCCCGCAGAAAAAACAGAGGCTTTTAATCGCATCGGCATGGGCCCCGGGATGAAGGTTTTCCTGAAATTCAGTACCCGTTTCTTTGACCAAAACATTATTGGCGGGGCCGTTTGTGCAGCTTATGCCGATGAGAGTGTTGGTAAAAACGGGAACGACCATGTGCTACTGGCCTTCGTCATGGGAGAACAGGCAGCAGCGCTTTCGGCACTAGCCAACGACGAGCTGATCATCGCAGCGCTGCTGGAAGAGCTGGACACCATGTACGCTGGGCAAGCTAGTGCTAGTTTTGTCGCCGGCCACGTTGAGGATTGGAGCCGTAAACCGTATATCAGGGGAGCCTATTCCTTTAGTACCGTAGGCATGGGCAATGCCCGAGCAATTGCCGCCCAACCGCTTGAAGACAAACTATTCTTCGCCGGAGAAGCGATGAATATTAATGGCCACCATCAATCTGTTCACGGTGCTGTAGAATCTGGCTACCGGGAAGTCATCAACTTACTAAATACCGTTGGATAA
- a CDS encoding TrmH family RNA methyltransferase encodes MDLLLYAPEYRPNMSSMIRSAEFFGFKRIYIYDQNGLLTPPDNKKGRANMEHMARVWTAGAVNHIDIITLEDPIDFLQNYTGRKVGTLVNEDAQHLNAFSWQAEDLILFGSEKDGLPEEVIQHLDATVYIPSFGQTDCLNVAVSFGIVVEKAMQHHHK; translated from the coding sequence ATGGATTTGCTGCTTTACGCTCCTGAGTACCGGCCCAATATGTCATCGATGATTCGTTCTGCGGAGTTCTTTGGGTTTAAGCGTATTTACATTTACGATCAAAATGGCTTGCTTACGCCGCCAGACAATAAGAAAGGGCGGGCCAATATGGAGCACATGGCCAGGGTTTGGACCGCCGGGGCGGTCAATCACATTGATATCATCACGCTAGAAGACCCCATTGATTTTCTACAAAACTATACGGGCAGAAAGGTGGGCACGCTCGTCAATGAGGATGCCCAACACTTGAATGCCTTTAGCTGGCAGGCCGAGGATCTCATCCTCTTTGGCAGCGAAAAAGACGGCCTGCCGGAGGAAGTCATCCAACATTTAGACGCCACCGTTTATATCCCCAGCTTCGGGCAAACTGATTGTCTCAATGTAGCGGTGAGTTTCGGCATTGTCGTCGAAAAGGCGATGCAACATCACCACAAGTGA
- a CDS encoding glycosyltransferase, with protein MISSTPMAVKGGQERAASLPPIVCVGFPRWEGADYLSSTVQLMGELARKHRVLYVDYPFTYKDVWGNDEGVPRAALSGETPALQERILAHGGKVQLLRLPPFLPANFLTNNLAYDAVLAWNAQRAARAIRKALKQLAWENPIVINAFNPALGNALAGKLNEQLLVYYCYDEISAAPWIAQHGARHEQRFLANVDLTIVSSQGLYDHKKGNTPAIALVKNGVNLDLFKTTGQRPTDVPDGQIIGYVGSVDDRLNYQLLDSIALSYPEVALVFVGRIMAERAARKLATLPNVHLLGPKPPEQLGDYLESFSLGLIPFVKNDLTAGIYPLKINEYLALGLPVVSTNFADLSDFSGFIEEAPNTAVFLKAVARALSGQAPATPSERRNFAAENSWQGRAEKLTTILTNHLITIAH; from the coding sequence ATGATCTCTAGCACACCAATGGCGGTAAAGGGAGGGCAGGAGCGGGCAGCATCCTTACCCCCTATTGTCTGCGTGGGCTTCCCGCGTTGGGAAGGTGCTGATTATCTCAGTTCTACGGTGCAACTGATGGGCGAGTTGGCACGTAAGCACCGGGTACTTTATGTTGATTATCCTTTTACGTACAAGGATGTATGGGGGAATGACGAGGGGGTGCCAAGGGCTGCCCTTTCGGGCGAAACACCCGCTTTGCAGGAACGCATACTTGCCCACGGCGGCAAGGTACAGTTGCTACGTTTACCTCCTTTCCTTCCAGCCAACTTCCTAACCAACAACTTGGCCTACGATGCCGTATTGGCCTGGAACGCGCAGCGTGCTGCTCGTGCTATCCGTAAAGCTCTAAAGCAGTTGGCCTGGGAAAACCCTATAGTGATCAATGCCTTCAATCCGGCTTTGGGCAATGCTCTGGCGGGTAAGCTCAACGAACAATTGCTGGTCTATTACTGCTACGACGAGATCAGTGCTGCACCCTGGATTGCACAGCATGGTGCCCGTCATGAACAACGGTTTTTAGCGAATGTAGATCTTACGATTGTCTCTTCGCAGGGACTTTACGACCACAAGAAAGGAAATACACCAGCGATAGCCTTGGTGAAAAATGGCGTCAACCTGGATTTGTTCAAAACTACTGGCCAACGCCCCACGGATGTGCCTGATGGGCAAATTATCGGTTATGTAGGGTCGGTAGATGATCGCCTGAATTATCAACTTTTGGACAGTATCGCCTTGAGTTATCCCGAGGTCGCCCTGGTTTTTGTGGGACGCATCATGGCCGAACGAGCTGCACGTAAGTTAGCGACCTTACCCAATGTTCACCTGCTAGGTCCCAAGCCACCGGAGCAACTGGGCGATTATCTGGAGAGCTTCTCCCTGGGTTTGATCCCTTTTGTCAAAAATGATTTGACGGCCGGCATCTATCCCCTAAAAATCAACGAATACCTCGCATTGGGCCTACCTGTTGTGAGTACCAATTTTGCCGACCTCAGTGATTTTTCGGGCTTCATCGAAGAGGCTCCCAATACGGCCGTTTTTCTGAAAGCCGTAGCACGTGCATTGTCAGGTCAAGCGCCTGCAACACCTTCCGAACGCCGAAATTTTGCCGCTGAAAATTCGTGGCAAGGGCGCGCTGAAAAACTGACGACCATCTTAACCAATCACCTCATCACAATCGCCCATTAA
- a CDS encoding response regulator transcription factor, with protein sequence MKHNLLIVDDNEMMRAFLSHYFSASYQVKMADGGIEAWQLLDEGYFPDLILLDLRMPDISGIDMLRQLKSSVIFHDIPVIMVSSITKSGEKIDCLQAGAADYITKPFNPKEVEARVQYHLKAKRV encoded by the coding sequence ATGAAACACAATTTACTCATCGTAGACGATAATGAGATGATGCGGGCTTTTCTGTCTCATTATTTCTCTGCCAGCTATCAGGTAAAAATGGCTGATGGTGGTATCGAAGCCTGGCAGTTGCTCGACGAAGGCTATTTCCCTGATTTGATTCTGCTTGATTTGCGAATGCCCGACATTAGTGGCATAGATATGCTCCGCCAGCTGAAATCCTCGGTGATTTTCCATGACATTCCCGTGATTATGGTATCCAGCATTACCAAATCGGGGGAGAAAATAGACTGCCTGCAGGCCGGTGCCGCCGATTACATTACCAAGCCATTCAACCCCAAGGAAGTGGAGGCCAGGGTTCAATATCACCTCAAAGCCAAAAGGGTCTAA
- a CDS encoding exopolysaccharide transport family protein: MTFKTFLQLLKRNFLLILAGGLLAGSAAYWLISKQKQEHTSEALMSTGIISSVSIENTQGGKSTDRDYAQNELENLISLATAHKTREELATRLLARYLTLDQADKRWISTSEFEHLQEEVFTANLWANKGLDFETTLAKLEAARDATDANDVQKIIYSDEPYFGVEYLQENLQVYRKGTSDLLRFVYTTTDAAICQQTLNELLALFLDKHKTLKKGQSSEVSEFFATATTKSADRLDAAEARLLQFRVQNNIINYNEQTRTIAIRKEDLDELRFRENMNLQGVAATRKRVEAELGNRSALSEINEGLASLREELSKVSGQLAKIEITAQEETPAAGLARKRELQARQQELEEQMNRYVQQRFDFEQSPSGVQTEALLTEWLNTIVTEEQGAAKLGVIDQRQQEFADIYSQYAPWGSELNEIQREIDLAEDEYLENLHSYNQALLHQQNTLLSTNLELIDSPYLPIEKPDYKRFLLMIIGFMGGSFTVLAVLIALAFMDDSLKTPDIVREKMGLEVATLTPNFAHGKRTKGGKIQLEAAREQAMALLLQQIKVETLQKDSPPKLILVTSTRREEGKSWIARQTADLLRAEDNRVLYLYPVEGGVLPSDSGEDNLGYEMSSRMLDAEKLKNLTIFGELAPYLEVYHYIIMEIPALLTGKYPLPLLRRFDLSLLVCRANRNWEEADQQALKTLQRASRNPIRVVLNGADMDTVETFMGELSNPLAPLVMSKSEKKQPLSYDL; encoded by the coding sequence ATGACTTTCAAAACCTTCCTCCAACTGCTCAAACGCAACTTCCTGCTGATCCTGGCGGGTGGTTTGCTGGCAGGGAGTGCGGCCTACTGGCTGATCTCCAAGCAAAAACAAGAACACACCTCCGAAGCACTGATGAGCACGGGCATCATCTCCAGTGTGAGCATCGAAAATACCCAGGGAGGGAAAAGCACCGATCGTGATTACGCGCAAAACGAGCTGGAAAACCTCATCAGCCTGGCTACTGCTCACAAAACCAGAGAGGAACTGGCTACCCGCCTCCTCGCACGCTATCTCACCCTCGATCAGGCCGATAAGCGCTGGATCAGTACTTCGGAATTCGAGCACCTCCAAGAAGAGGTCTTTACCGCCAATCTGTGGGCCAATAAAGGCCTGGATTTTGAAACGACACTGGCCAAACTGGAAGCTGCTCGCGATGCAACAGATGCCAATGATGTTCAGAAAATCATCTATTCCGATGAGCCTTATTTTGGTGTGGAATACCTCCAGGAGAACCTCCAGGTTTACCGCAAAGGTACCAGTGATCTGCTCCGTTTTGTGTATACCACTACTGATGCTGCTATTTGTCAGCAAACGCTCAACGAATTGTTGGCCCTCTTTCTCGACAAACACAAAACACTCAAAAAAGGACAATCGTCAGAAGTATCGGAGTTTTTTGCCACAGCTACCACCAAATCCGCTGATCGTCTGGATGCCGCCGAAGCGCGCTTATTGCAGTTTCGGGTACAGAACAATATCATCAACTACAATGAGCAAACCCGCACCATTGCTATTCGTAAGGAGGATTTAGACGAGTTGCGCTTTCGCGAAAACATGAATCTCCAAGGGGTAGCAGCCACCCGGAAAAGGGTAGAAGCGGAGTTGGGTAATCGCTCGGCCCTCAGTGAAATCAACGAAGGATTGGCCAGTTTGCGGGAAGAATTAAGCAAAGTGTCGGGGCAATTAGCCAAAATTGAAATTACTGCCCAGGAAGAGACCCCCGCGGCAGGCTTGGCCCGAAAAAGAGAACTTCAGGCCCGCCAGCAAGAACTGGAAGAACAAATGAACCGCTACGTCCAACAACGCTTCGATTTTGAACAATCCCCCAGCGGCGTTCAGACCGAAGCCCTGCTGACGGAGTGGCTCAACACCATCGTTACCGAAGAGCAAGGTGCGGCCAAACTGGGCGTCATCGACCAACGCCAGCAGGAATTTGCCGACATCTACAGCCAGTACGCTCCCTGGGGCTCGGAGCTCAATGAGATTCAGCGCGAAATCGATTTGGCGGAAGACGAATACCTGGAAAATCTACACAGCTACAACCAGGCGCTTTTGCACCAGCAAAACACGCTGTTGTCGACCAACCTGGAGTTGATCGACAGCCCCTATTTGCCGATAGAGAAGCCCGACTACAAGCGATTTCTCCTCATGATCATCGGTTTTATGGGCGGAAGCTTTACCGTACTGGCCGTATTGATCGCTCTGGCATTTATGGATGATAGCCTCAAAACGCCAGACATCGTTCGCGAAAAGATGGGACTGGAAGTGGCCACCCTCACCCCGAATTTCGCCCACGGAAAACGGACCAAAGGAGGAAAAATACAACTAGAGGCCGCCCGAGAACAAGCCATGGCTTTATTGCTACAGCAGATCAAGGTAGAAACCCTCCAGAAAGACAGCCCGCCCAAGCTCATCCTGGTCACCAGCACGCGGCGCGAAGAAGGAAAAAGCTGGATTGCCCGTCAAACGGCAGATTTGCTTAGAGCCGAAGACAATCGTGTATTGTATCTCTACCCGGTAGAAGGCGGTGTCCTCCCTTCAGATAGTGGCGAAGACAATCTCGGCTACGAAATGTCGAGCCGGATGCTGGACGCTGAAAAATTAAAAAACCTCACCATCTTCGGTGAGCTGGCACCCTATCTCGAAGTGTACCACTACATCATCATGGAGATTCCAGCGCTACTGACGGGCAAGTACCCACTGCCGTTGCTGCGTCGTTTTGATCTGAGCCTTCTCGTCTGTCGGGCCAACCGCAACTGGGAAGAAGCCGATCAGCAGGCACTGAAAACGCTCCAGCGCGCTAGTCGCAACCCTATTCGCGTGGTGCTTAATGGCGCAGATATGGATACGGTGGAAACCTTTATGGGCGAACTTTCCAACCCTTTGGCTCCATTGGTCATGAGCAAGTCGGAGAAAAAACAACCCCTTTCTTATGATCTCTAG
- a CDS encoding acyltransferase family protein, giving the protein MPSLFAKIPERLMRITSSGRYIAEVDGLRFMAIMPVLVQHLSERTQRYAAQDWATPLADNFVAFWASRGTIGVFLFFAISGFILGLPFAKYHLQGGRKVGLSQYFWRRLTRLEPPYMVWMVIFFLVLLVKGSYSFGELFPHLGASLGYLHNIVYEDYSVINPVAWSLEIEIQFYLLAPVLAWMFFRWPNKWLRRGLMAAATIGILVAQQRFGWVAMPYKLTLLWQLQYFLVGFLVADFFLVDWQGQNKAKGVLVWDFLAVAALLVMALSWSAEMPKRLVFCVALLGFLVAGFRGRFFTAFLRRPWIAAIGGMCYTIYLIHLPLLEGLTPLTNKLAFTNSFGIHLLWQALLLFPVVFVVSAAGFLWLEKPCMDKDWPAKLWAWIRNSSLVLNNIKES; this is encoded by the coding sequence TTGCCTAGTTTATTCGCCAAGATTCCTGAGCGTCTGATGCGCATCACCAGCTCCGGTCGGTACATCGCCGAGGTGGATGGGCTGCGCTTTATGGCCATCATGCCAGTGCTGGTACAGCATCTCAGCGAGCGTACCCAACGCTATGCTGCGCAGGATTGGGCGACGCCGCTGGCCGACAATTTCGTCGCGTTTTGGGCCAGCCGGGGCACAATTGGGGTATTTCTCTTTTTTGCTATTTCTGGCTTCATTCTCGGTTTGCCGTTTGCCAAGTACCATCTGCAAGGAGGGCGTAAAGTAGGCTTAAGCCAATATTTCTGGCGCCGCCTCACTCGCCTTGAACCTCCTTATATGGTCTGGATGGTGATCTTCTTTCTGGTGCTACTAGTGAAAGGTAGCTACAGTTTTGGCGAACTGTTCCCTCATCTGGGAGCCAGTCTTGGCTATCTCCACAATATCGTTTACGAAGATTACTCGGTCATCAACCCCGTGGCTTGGTCATTGGAAATAGAGATCCAGTTTTACTTGTTGGCACCTGTACTGGCCTGGATGTTTTTCCGTTGGCCGAATAAGTGGCTGCGGCGCGGCTTGATGGCTGCCGCTACGATCGGCATCCTGGTAGCGCAGCAGCGTTTCGGTTGGGTCGCGATGCCCTATAAACTTACCCTGCTCTGGCAGCTTCAGTATTTCCTTGTTGGCTTTTTGGTGGCGGATTTCTTTCTGGTCGATTGGCAAGGACAAAACAAAGCAAAAGGGGTTCTCGTGTGGGACTTCCTTGCGGTGGCAGCCCTGCTAGTAATGGCGCTTTCCTGGTCGGCAGAAATGCCTAAGCGCCTCGTCTTTTGTGTGGCTTTATTGGGCTTTTTAGTGGCGGGATTTCGTGGGCGTTTCTTTACAGCCTTCCTGCGTCGGCCCTGGATTGCGGCCATCGGTGGGATGTGTTACACCATCTACCTTATTCACTTGCCTCTTTTGGAGGGACTGACGCCATTGACCAACAAGCTAGCCTTCACCAATAGCTTCGGTATTCACTTGTTGTGGCAAGCCCTGCTGTTATTCCCGGTGGTTTTTGTGGTGTCGGCAGCAGGGTTTCTCTGGCTGGAGAAGCCCTGTATGGACAAGGATTGGCCAGCAAAGTTATGGGCGTGGATTAGAAATTCAAGCCTGGTTTTGAACAATATAAAAGAATCATAA
- a CDS encoding sugar transferase, giving the protein MSNSITSTFSAVNTDAKSVYVFSKHNAAFIPLCETLECPYAVFDSPEVFLQQLTDDAVNANVNLVLFDLRDETISAFQKIRHRMLKEQALAGIPFVVIAPYPSLQWRQLCQKFKVTDYVLFSLAQRHLKGRLSHLLRTTKPEKKESAITQLEWRLPLWKRAMDLAGASILLLLLSPLLLTVILLIKLESKGPIFYVSKRAGQGFRVFDFIKFRSMRPDADQLVEQLQDLNQYTTPEEEEKNALRSQPLEQDYTVLVKDDAYTFEEEAFDEKTSTFFKVKNDPRITHIGHFIRNTSIDELPQLFNVLKGDMSLVGNRPLPLYEAEQLTEDHAILRFAAPAGITGLWQVNKRGKGDMSEEERKQLDIRYALEYNFWMDLKILWKTLPAAVQEESV; this is encoded by the coding sequence ATGAGCAATTCAATTACTTCTACTTTTTCAGCTGTTAATACGGACGCCAAATCGGTCTATGTTTTCAGCAAGCACAATGCAGCATTTATTCCGCTTTGCGAGACCCTTGAATGCCCTTATGCAGTATTTGATTCCCCTGAAGTTTTTCTGCAACAACTAACTGATGATGCGGTTAATGCCAACGTAAATTTGGTACTTTTTGATTTGCGTGACGAGACCATAAGCGCTTTTCAAAAAATTCGTCATCGGATGCTCAAGGAGCAGGCGCTTGCGGGTATCCCCTTTGTGGTGATCGCGCCGTATCCTTCCTTGCAGTGGCGACAGTTGTGCCAAAAATTCAAAGTGACCGATTATGTCCTTTTCTCTCTGGCACAACGTCACCTGAAAGGTCGCTTAAGCCATCTGCTGAGAACAACAAAACCAGAAAAAAAAGAAAGCGCTATCACACAACTTGAGTGGCGGCTTCCGCTTTGGAAACGAGCAATGGACCTTGCTGGAGCCAGCATCTTGTTGCTGCTGCTTTCGCCACTATTATTGACGGTTATTTTATTGATAAAACTGGAGTCGAAGGGGCCGATTTTTTATGTATCGAAGCGCGCAGGACAAGGATTTAGAGTGTTTGATTTCATCAAATTCCGCTCCATGCGCCCAGATGCGGATCAGCTGGTGGAGCAGCTTCAAGACTTAAACCAATATACCACACCTGAGGAGGAAGAAAAAAATGCACTCCGGTCACAGCCTTTAGAGCAGGATTACACCGTGCTTGTCAAAGATGATGCCTACACCTTTGAAGAAGAAGCGTTTGACGAAAAGACCAGTACTTTTTTTAAAGTAAAAAATGATCCTCGCATCACCCACATCGGACATTTTATTCGCAATACCAGCATTGATGAATTGCCCCAACTGTTCAATGTACTGAAAGGAGATATGTCGCTGGTGGGCAACCGCCCGCTCCCCCTTTACGAAGCTGAACAACTGACGGAAGATCACGCCATCCTGCGCTTTGCCGCTCCTGCGGGGATCACCGGTTTGTGGCAAGTCAACAAACGTGGCAAAGGCGACATGAGCGAAGAAGAACGCAAGCAGCTCGACATCCGCTACGCCCTGGAATACAACTTCTGGATGGACCTCAAGATTTTGTGGAAAACGCTACCAGCGGCGGTGCAGGAGGAGAGTGTTTAG
- a CDS encoding TolC family protein, with product MQHFLLLLIGSIVLLGPLSAQDEVAFDLRPLDVLLQEAERNSPVLQFEKIDAELLYSDLRLLKKEWANYIAVSASYQVGNVQFIDNLSSGSTPDVRTVTRENVFAVAGVSVRIPLSDFLTKNERRRQLELRLDQERFDLHHKEFELRELVIRQYNDLQRALRILEIRDRDLRFHELATETAERYFREGSMGLDEYTSTFNKSNEAEIRLAEAQLDAQLLYLLLKELVGAEIKA from the coding sequence ATGCAGCATTTTCTCCTCTTATTGATTGGAAGTATAGTGCTACTGGGGCCGCTATCTGCTCAAGACGAAGTCGCTTTCGACTTGCGCCCGCTGGATGTTTTGCTACAAGAAGCCGAGCGTAACAGCCCGGTCTTGCAATTTGAAAAAATCGACGCAGAATTGCTCTACAGTGATTTGCGTTTGCTAAAAAAGGAGTGGGCCAATTACATTGCTGTTTCCGCTTCTTATCAGGTCGGCAATGTTCAGTTTATTGACAACCTCAGTAGTGGCAGTACGCCGGATGTGCGCACGGTTACCCGTGAAAATGTGTTTGCGGTAGCGGGGGTGAGTGTCCGAATTCCGCTTAGTGATTTTCTTACGAAAAACGAACGTCGTCGTCAGTTGGAACTGCGTCTTGATCAGGAACGCTTCGATCTTCATCACAAGGAGTTTGAATTACGTGAACTCGTCATCCGCCAATACAATGACCTCCAGCGTGCCCTCCGCATTTTGGAAATCCGCGACCGCGACCTCCGCTTCCACGAGCTGGCTACCGAAACGGCGGAACGCTACTTCCGCGAGGGAAGCATGGGCCTCGATGAATACACCAGCACTTTTAACAAAAGCAATGAAGCCGAAATTCGTTTGGCCGAAGCCCAGCTCGACGCCCAATTGCTGTACCTCCTGCTCAAAGAGCTGGTAGGCGCTGAAATCAAAGCTTAA